In a genomic window of Nocardia fluminea:
- a CDS encoding HAD family hydrolase, with protein MDIDAVLFDFSGTVFRLEDDRTWAHELVGDDGTPFDVAAKAEVMRRMTAPVEQFMTFDAAGQHAWDNRDLDPALHRHAYLEVLRGSDVPEAKAIRLYERLTDPLAWTPYPDTGTVLRSLAAQGIPIGIVSNIAYDIRPAFAKHGWTDLIGSMTLSFEIGAIKPNPQIFLDATDRLGVTPDRVLMIGDSAEADGGATALGARFALVDPLPTIDRPRALIDALAEHGISTPG; from the coding sequence ATGGACATCGACGCGGTGCTGTTCGACTTCTCCGGCACCGTCTTCCGTCTGGAGGACGACCGGACCTGGGCCCACGAACTGGTCGGCGACGACGGCACGCCGTTCGATGTGGCGGCGAAAGCCGAAGTGATGCGCCGGATGACGGCCCCGGTCGAACAGTTCATGACCTTCGACGCGGCGGGCCAGCACGCCTGGGACAACCGCGATCTCGATCCCGCCCTGCACCGGCATGCCTACCTCGAGGTGCTGCGTGGCTCCGACGTGCCCGAGGCCAAGGCGATCCGGCTCTACGAACGCCTCACCGACCCACTCGCCTGGACCCCCTACCCCGACACGGGCACCGTCCTGCGATCGCTTGCCGCCCAAGGAATCCCGATCGGCATCGTCAGCAATATCGCCTACGACATCCGCCCGGCTTTCGCGAAACACGGCTGGACCGACCTCATCGGCTCGATGACGCTGTCCTTCGAAATAGGTGCCATCAAACCGAACCCGCAGATCTTCCTCGACGCCACCGACCGCCTCGGCGTCACCCCCGACCGCGTCCTCATGATCGGCGACAGCGCCGAGGCCGACGGCGGCGCCACCGCCCTCGGCGCCCGCTTCGCCCTCGTCGACCCGCTCCCCACCATCGACCGCCCCCGCGCCCTCATCGACGCCCTCGCCGAACACGGCATCTCGACGCCCGGCTGA
- the uvrC gene encoding excinuclease ABC subunit UvrC, translating into MADPATYRPAPGTIPVEPGVYKFRDVHGRVIYVGKAKSLRSRLNSYFADVYSLHPRTKQMVTTAAAVEWTVVSTEVEALQLEYNWIKEFDPRFNVRYRDDKTYPVLAVTLNEEYPRLFVYRGARKKGVRYFGPYAHAWAIRETLDLLLRVFPARTCSNGVFKRHSQIGRPCLLGYIDKCSAPCVGRVSADEHRQIVEDFCDFLSGKTDKMVRALERRMHEAAEDLDFENAARLRDDVQALRRALEKQAVVLGSGTDADVIAFATDELEAAVQIFHVRDGRVRGQRGWVVDKSGDALDVAESGTEMAALVEQFLTQFYGEQAAMADQNGDAAIVVPREVLVPELPADAEEIGEWLSRMRGSAVSLRIPQRGDKKALAETVQRNAAEALAQHKLRRAGDLTSRSQALQDIQDALELDSAPLRIECVDISHVQGTDVVASLVVFEDGLARKSDYRHYAIKEAAGNGRSDDVGSIAEVTRRRFARLARDREQPVEIEPDEVDEPASRPGIDPTTGRPRRFAYPPNLYVVDGGAPQVAAAAEVLDELGITDVAVIGLAKRLEEVWVPGETDPVIMPRNSEALFLLQRVRDEAHRFAITFHRSKRSRRMTASALDSVPGLGETRRTALVTHFGSVARIKDATVEEITSVPGIGVSTAKAVLAALNSP; encoded by the coding sequence GTGGCAGATCCCGCGACGTACCGGCCGGCGCCGGGCACGATTCCCGTCGAACCCGGTGTGTACAAGTTCCGGGACGTGCACGGGCGGGTCATCTATGTGGGCAAGGCGAAGAGCCTGCGCAGCCGGCTGAATTCCTACTTCGCCGACGTGTACTCGTTGCATCCGCGCACCAAGCAGATGGTCACCACGGCCGCCGCGGTCGAGTGGACGGTGGTGTCCACCGAGGTGGAGGCGCTGCAGCTCGAGTACAACTGGATCAAGGAATTCGATCCGCGGTTCAATGTGCGATACCGCGACGACAAGACCTACCCGGTTCTCGCGGTGACCCTCAACGAGGAATATCCGCGACTGTTCGTCTACCGGGGCGCCCGGAAGAAGGGTGTGCGCTACTTCGGTCCCTACGCGCACGCCTGGGCGATCCGCGAGACCCTCGACCTGTTGCTGCGGGTGTTCCCCGCGCGAACCTGCTCCAACGGAGTCTTCAAGCGGCACAGCCAGATCGGGCGCCCGTGCCTGCTCGGTTACATCGACAAGTGTTCCGCGCCGTGCGTGGGCCGGGTCAGTGCCGACGAGCACCGCCAGATCGTCGAGGACTTCTGCGACTTCCTGTCCGGCAAGACCGACAAGATGGTGCGCGCGCTCGAACGCCGCATGCACGAGGCCGCCGAGGATCTCGACTTCGAGAACGCCGCCCGCCTGCGCGACGACGTGCAGGCACTGCGCCGCGCGCTCGAGAAGCAGGCCGTGGTGCTCGGCAGCGGTACCGACGCCGACGTGATCGCCTTCGCCACCGACGAACTCGAAGCCGCGGTGCAGATCTTCCACGTCCGCGACGGACGCGTGCGCGGCCAGCGCGGCTGGGTGGTCGACAAATCCGGGGACGCGCTCGACGTCGCGGAGTCGGGAACCGAGATGGCCGCCCTGGTCGAACAGTTCCTCACCCAGTTCTACGGCGAGCAGGCCGCCATGGCGGACCAGAACGGGGACGCCGCCATTGTCGTCCCCCGGGAAGTGCTGGTGCCCGAACTGCCCGCCGACGCCGAGGAGATCGGGGAGTGGCTCAGCAGGATGCGCGGCTCCGCGGTCTCGCTGCGCATCCCGCAGCGCGGCGACAAGAAGGCGCTCGCCGAGACGGTACAGCGCAACGCCGCCGAGGCGCTGGCTCAGCACAAGCTCCGCCGTGCGGGTGACCTCACCTCGAGATCACAAGCGCTGCAAGACATTCAGGACGCACTCGAACTCGACAGCGCTCCGCTGCGGATCGAGTGCGTCGATATCAGTCACGTACAGGGCACCGATGTCGTCGCCTCGCTGGTGGTCTTCGAGGACGGCCTGGCCCGCAAGTCCGACTACCGCCACTACGCGATCAAGGAAGCCGCGGGCAACGGCCGCTCCGACGACGTGGGCAGCATCGCGGAGGTGACCCGCCGCCGCTTCGCCCGGCTGGCGCGCGACCGCGAGCAGCCCGTCGAGATCGAACCCGACGAGGTCGACGAGCCCGCCTCCCGCCCCGGCATCGACCCCACCACCGGCCGGCCGCGCCGCTTCGCCTACCCGCCCAACCTCTACGTCGTCGACGGCGGCGCACCCCAGGTGGCCGCCGCCGCCGAGGTTCTCGACGAACTCGGTATCACCGATGTCGCCGTGATCGGCCTGGCCAAACGCCTCGAAGAGGTCTGGGTACCCGGCGAGACCGATCCGGTGATCATGCCGCGCAACAGCGAGGCGCTGTTCCTGCTGCAACGCGTACGCGACGAGGCACACCGCTTCGCCATCACCTTCCACCGCAGCAAACGCTCACGCCGGATGACGGCATCGGCGCTGGACTCGGTGCCGGGCCTCGGCGAGACGAGGCGGACCGCGTTGGTCACCCACTTCGGCTCCGTCGCCAGAATCAAGGACGCGACGGTCGAGGAAATCACCTCGGTGCCCGGAATCGGGGTCTCCACGGCGAAAGCGGTGCTCGCGGCACTCAACAGTCCGTAA
- the rapZ gene encoding RNase adapter RapZ — MTRVESNNNAGAAPGQSGAVTDTQQPVEVVIVTGLSGAGRGTAARVLEDLGWYVTDNLPPELIGRMIELGAEADPPIRRLALVMDVRSRFFTGELSGVTEQLRGAGIRTRVLFLEASDDVLIRRFGFARRRHPLQSDSPDGTLSAGLTAERARLAPVKGAADLVIDTTELSIHQLHRKLEEAYGAGAPAALQLTVQSFGFKYGVPLDADMVLDVRFLPNPHWIPELREHTGQESVVSDYVLSRPGARDYLQTGKHLVDLTTTGYRQEGKRYMTVAVGCTGGKHRSVAVAEALGERIGADTGHVAVDVVRVVHRDLGRE; from the coding sequence ATGACACGCGTCGAATCGAATAACAATGCGGGGGCGGCACCCGGTCAATCCGGGGCGGTCACCGACACACAGCAACCAGTAGAAGTGGTCATCGTCACCGGCTTGTCCGGCGCGGGCCGCGGCACTGCCGCGCGCGTGCTCGAGGACCTCGGCTGGTACGTGACCGACAACCTACCGCCCGAGCTGATCGGCCGGATGATCGAGCTCGGCGCCGAGGCCGATCCACCGATCCGGCGGCTCGCGCTGGTCATGGACGTGCGCAGCCGGTTCTTCACCGGCGAGCTCTCCGGCGTCACCGAGCAGTTGCGCGGTGCGGGCATCCGTACCAGAGTGCTGTTCCTCGAGGCCTCCGACGACGTGCTGATCCGGCGGTTCGGTTTCGCCCGGCGCCGTCACCCGTTGCAGAGCGACAGCCCCGACGGGACGCTCTCGGCCGGTCTGACCGCCGAACGCGCTCGGCTGGCCCCGGTCAAAGGGGCCGCCGACCTCGTCATCGATACCACCGAGCTCTCGATCCACCAGCTGCACCGCAAGCTGGAGGAGGCATACGGCGCGGGCGCGCCCGCCGCACTGCAACTGACCGTGCAGTCGTTCGGCTTCAAGTACGGTGTTCCCCTCGACGCCGACATGGTGTTGGACGTGCGCTTCCTGCCCAACCCGCATTGGATTCCGGAATTGCGGGAACACACCGGGCAGGAGTCCGTGGTCAGCGACTACGTGCTGTCGAGGCCGGGCGCGCGGGATTACCTGCAGACCGGCAAACACCTGGTCGACCTGACGACGACCGGATACCGCCAAGAGGGGAAGCGATACATGACCGTGGCAGTCGGGTGCACCGGCGGCAAACATCGCAGCGTCGCTGTCGCCGAGGCACTGGGTGAGCGCATCGGCGCCGATACCGGGCACGTGGCGGTGGACGTCGTGCGCGTCGTGCACCGGGATCTGGGGCGCGAATGA
- a CDS encoding gluconeogenesis factor YvcK family protein: MSDIDADPAVVALGGGHGLYATLTAVRRLTRRITAVVTVADDGGSSGRLRAELGMLPPGDLRMALAALSDDADGVWTTTVQHRFGGTGALAGHSVGNLILAGLTDVLGDPVAALDEVGRLLRITGRVLPMSPIPLDIEAEVSGLESDPRIGRCVRGQVAVATTPGKVRRVRLIPSDPPASPEATSAIDDADVVVLGPGSWFTSVIPHVLVPQLHAALVRTRARKVLVLNLAAEPGETAGFSAERHLHVLSQHAPDFTVDDVLVDSASVPEGRQREHVARAAEQLRARVTFCDVAEPGTDRHHPGKLAAALDQLIRSPRSQLAGLRFERRHGASDVHSVADERSGSVGKERVSWR; encoded by the coding sequence ATGAGTGATATCGACGCCGACCCAGCCGTCGTCGCGCTGGGCGGCGGACACGGGCTGTACGCGACACTGACGGCCGTGCGCAGGCTGACGAGACGGATCACCGCCGTCGTCACCGTCGCCGACGACGGCGGGTCCTCCGGTCGGCTGCGCGCCGAACTCGGCATGCTCCCGCCCGGTGATCTGCGAATGGCCCTGGCGGCGCTGTCCGACGACGCAGACGGGGTGTGGACCACGACGGTGCAGCACCGCTTCGGCGGCACCGGTGCGCTCGCCGGGCACTCGGTGGGGAATCTGATCCTGGCCGGACTCACCGATGTCCTCGGTGATCCGGTGGCCGCGCTCGACGAGGTGGGCAGATTGCTGCGGATCACCGGCCGGGTGCTGCCGATGTCGCCGATTCCGCTCGACATCGAGGCCGAGGTATCGGGCCTCGAGTCGGATCCGCGGATCGGCCGGTGCGTGCGGGGTCAGGTTGCGGTGGCGACCACGCCGGGTAAGGTCCGGCGGGTGCGGCTGATTCCGTCCGATCCGCCTGCCAGCCCCGAGGCGACCTCGGCGATCGACGACGCGGATGTTGTTGTGCTGGGGCCCGGTTCGTGGTTCACCAGTGTCATTCCGCATGTCCTGGTGCCGCAATTGCACGCGGCGCTGGTACGCACACGGGCACGAAAAGTGCTCGTTCTGAATCTGGCGGCGGAGCCCGGCGAGACCGCGGGCTTTTCCGCGGAGCGACATCTGCATGTATTGTCCCAGCACGCACCGGATTTCACGGTCGACGATGTGCTCGTAGACTCGGCGTCGGTGCCCGAGGGGCGGCAACGGGAACATGTGGCAAGAGCTGCCGAACAGTTGCGGGCACGGGTAACGTTCTGCGATGTCGCCGAGCCGGGAACGGATCGGCATCATCCCGGAAAACTTGCCGCCGCACTGGATCAACTGATCCGGTCGCCGCGGTCGCAACTGGCTGGGCTTCGATTCGAGAGACGGCACGGTGCCTCAGATGTGCACAGTGTTGCAGATGAGCGTTCGGGGTCGGTGGGAAAGGAGCGCGTCTCGTGGCGATGA
- the whiA gene encoding DNA-binding protein WhiA: protein MAMTAEVKDELSRLVVSQVSSRKAELSALLRFAGGLHIVGGRVIVEAEVDMGSIARRLRREIFELYGYGSDVHVLGAGGLRKTSRYVVRVSKEGEALARQTGLLDVRGRPVRGLPAQVVGGSIGDAEAAWRGAFLAHGSLTEPGRSSALEVSCPGPEAALALVGAARRLGITAKAREVRGTDRVVVRDGEAIGALLTRMGAQDTRLTWEERRMRREVRATANRLANFDDANLRRSARAAVAAAARVERALEILADDVPEHLAAAGRLRVQHRQASLEELGQLADPPMTKDAVAGRIRRLLSMADRRAKDLGIPDTESAVTAELLDDA from the coding sequence GTGGCGATGACAGCCGAGGTGAAGGACGAGCTGAGCAGGCTCGTGGTGTCGCAGGTCAGCTCGCGTAAAGCGGAACTGTCGGCGTTGCTGCGGTTTGCGGGCGGTCTGCACATCGTAGGGGGCAGGGTGATCGTGGAAGCCGAGGTGGACATGGGTTCCATCGCCCGGCGACTGCGCAGAGAGATTTTCGAGCTGTACGGATACGGCTCCGACGTGCATGTGCTCGGCGCGGGTGGGTTGCGCAAGACCTCCCGCTACGTCGTGCGGGTGTCGAAGGAAGGCGAGGCGCTGGCGCGCCAGACCGGATTGCTCGATGTCCGCGGCCGGCCCGTGCGCGGGCTGCCCGCGCAAGTGGTCGGCGGCAGTATCGGTGACGCCGAAGCGGCCTGGCGTGGCGCGTTTCTGGCGCACGGCTCGCTCACCGAACCGGGTCGTTCCTCGGCACTCGAGGTGAGCTGCCCCGGTCCGGAGGCGGCGTTGGCGCTGGTCGGCGCGGCGCGCAGGCTGGGCATCACCGCGAAGGCGCGGGAGGTGCGCGGTACGGACCGGGTCGTGGTGCGTGACGGCGAGGCGATCGGCGCGCTGCTCACCCGGATGGGCGCGCAGGACACCAGGCTCACCTGGGAAGAACGGCGGATGCGCCGCGAGGTGCGGGCCACCGCGAACCGGCTGGCCAACTTCGACGACGCGAACCTGCGTCGTTCGGCGCGGGCGGCCGTCGCGGCGGCGGCGCGGGTGGAACGGGCGCTCGAGATCCTCGCCGACGACGTACCCGAGCATCTCGCCGCGGCGGGCAGGCTGCGGGTACAGCATCGGCAGGCGTCCCTGGAGGAGCTCGGCCAGCTGGCCGACCCGCCGATGACCAAAGACGCTGTCGCCGGCCGGATCCGGCGCTTGCTGTCGATGGCCGACCGCCGCGCCAAGGACCTCGGCATCCCCGATACCGAGTCCGCGGTGACAGCGGAACTGCTCGACGACGCGTAG
- the gap gene encoding type I glyceraldehyde-3-phosphate dehydrogenase encodes MTVRVGINGFGRIGRNFFRAVEALKAVGETDIEIVAVNDLTDINTLATLLKYDSILGRLPQDVSVEGDTIVVGEQRIKALAIKEGPSALPWAELNVDVVVESTGIFTAAEKAKGHLSAGAKKVIISAPATGDDITIVMGVNDDKYDGSQNIISNASCTTNCLGPIAKVLNDSFGIVNGLMTTIHAYTQDQNLQDAPHKDLRRARAAALNIVPTGTGAAKAIGLVLPELQGKLDGYALRVPVPTGSVTDLTATLAKPATIEEINAAMKAAAEGPMKGILKYNEDPIVSSDIVTDPHSSIYDAPLTKVIDNQVKVVSWYDNEWGYSNRLANLVDLVGKSL; translated from the coding sequence GTGACTGTCCGGGTAGGTATCAACGGCTTCGGTCGTATCGGACGTAATTTCTTCCGTGCGGTGGAGGCGCTGAAGGCCGTCGGCGAGACCGATATCGAGATCGTCGCGGTCAACGACCTCACCGACATCAACACCCTCGCCACCCTGCTGAAGTACGACTCGATCCTGGGCCGTCTGCCGCAGGACGTGTCCGTCGAGGGCGACACCATCGTGGTCGGTGAGCAGCGCATCAAGGCGCTCGCGATCAAGGAGGGCCCCTCGGCGCTGCCGTGGGCCGAGCTGAACGTCGACGTGGTCGTCGAGTCGACCGGCATCTTCACCGCCGCCGAGAAGGCCAAGGGTCACCTGTCCGCCGGCGCCAAGAAGGTCATCATCTCCGCGCCTGCCACCGGCGACGACATCACCATCGTGATGGGCGTCAACGACGACAAGTACGACGGCAGCCAGAACATCATCTCCAACGCCTCGTGCACCACCAACTGCCTCGGCCCGATCGCCAAGGTGCTCAACGACTCCTTCGGCATCGTGAACGGTCTGATGACCACCATTCACGCCTACACCCAGGACCAGAACCTGCAGGACGCGCCGCACAAGGACCTGCGTCGCGCCCGCGCCGCGGCCCTGAACATCGTGCCCACCGGCACCGGTGCAGCCAAGGCCATCGGCCTGGTGCTGCCCGAACTGCAGGGCAAGCTCGACGGCTACGCGCTGCGCGTTCCGGTCCCGACGGGCTCGGTCACCGACCTCACCGCCACCCTGGCGAAGCCGGCCACGATCGAGGAGATCAACGCCGCGATGAAGGCCGCCGCCGAGGGCCCGATGAAGGGCATCCTCAAGTACAACGAGGACCCGATCGTGTCGAGTGACATCGTCACCGACCCGCACTCGTCGATCTACGACGCGCCGCTGACCAAGGTGATCGACAACCAGGTCAAGGTCGTCTCCTGGTACGACAACGAGTGGGGCTACTCGAACCGCCTGGCCAACCTGGTCGATCTCGTCGGCAAGTCGCTCTGA
- a CDS encoding phosphoglycerate kinase produces MTVQTLQDLLTEGVEGRGVLVRSDLNVPLDDNGQITDPGRIIASVPTIQALVEAGAKVVVMAHLGRPKGEPEAKYSLAPVAVKLAELLGRNVQLAGDVVGYDALSRSEGLTDGDVLLLENVRFDPRETSKDESARAKLAAAFVELVGDDGAFVSDGFGVVHREQASVYDVAQQLPHYAGTLVAAEVEVLQKLTQDPARPYAVVLGGSKVSDKLAVIEALAPKVDTLVIGGGMCFTFLAAQGLPVGGSLLQTEMIDTCKDLLERFGDVLHLPVDIVVADKFAADADTKTVASTEIPDGWLGLDIGPESVSRFAALLTEAKTVFWNGPMGVFEFEKFAAGTRGVAEAIVTATSKGAFTVVGGGDSAAAVRALGLPDDGFSHISTGGGASLEYLEGKELPGISVLEG; encoded by the coding sequence ATGACAGTTCAGACACTGCAGGATCTCCTGACCGAGGGTGTCGAGGGCCGGGGCGTGCTCGTGCGCTCCGACCTGAACGTTCCCCTCGACGACAACGGCCAGATCACCGACCCGGGCCGCATCATCGCCTCGGTGCCGACCATTCAGGCGCTGGTCGAGGCCGGTGCCAAGGTGGTCGTCATGGCGCACCTGGGCCGCCCCAAGGGCGAGCCCGAGGCCAAGTACTCCCTCGCCCCCGTGGCGGTGAAGCTGGCCGAACTGCTGGGCCGCAATGTCCAGCTGGCCGGTGACGTGGTGGGCTACGACGCGCTTTCGCGCTCGGAGGGCCTCACCGACGGCGACGTGCTGCTGCTGGAGAACGTGCGCTTCGATCCGCGCGAGACCAGCAAGGACGAGTCCGCCCGGGCCAAGCTGGCCGCGGCGTTCGTCGAGCTGGTCGGCGACGACGGCGCGTTCGTCTCCGACGGTTTCGGCGTGGTGCACCGCGAGCAGGCGTCGGTCTACGACGTCGCCCAGCAGCTCCCGCACTACGCGGGCACGCTGGTGGCGGCCGAGGTCGAGGTGCTGCAGAAGCTCACCCAGGATCCGGCCCGCCCGTACGCGGTCGTGCTCGGTGGCTCCAAGGTCTCCGACAAGCTCGCGGTGATCGAGGCGCTGGCCCCCAAGGTCGACACCCTGGTGATCGGTGGCGGCATGTGCTTCACCTTCCTTGCCGCGCAAGGACTTCCGGTCGGTGGTTCGCTGCTGCAGACCGAGATGATCGACACCTGCAAGGATCTGCTCGAGCGCTTCGGCGACGTGCTGCACCTGCCGGTCGACATCGTGGTGGCCGACAAGTTCGCGGCTGATGCCGACACGAAGACTGTCGCGTCGACCGAGATTCCCGACGGCTGGCTCGGCCTCGACATCGGCCCCGAGTCGGTGTCGCGGTTCGCGGCGCTGCTCACCGAGGCGAAGACCGTGTTCTGGAACGGCCCGATGGGTGTGTTCGAGTTCGAGAAGTTCGCCGCGGGTACCCGCGGCGTCGCCGAAGCCATCGTGACCGCCACCTCCAAGGGCGCGTTCACGGTCGTCGGTGGCGGCGACTCGGCGGCCGCCGTGCGTGCGCTCGGCCTGCCCGACGACGGCTTCTCGCACATCTCCACCGGTGGTGGCGCTTCCCTGGAATACCTGGAAGGCAAAGAGCTGCCCGGTATTTCGGTGCTGGAGGGCTGA
- the tpiA gene encoding triose-phosphate isomerase → MAARKPLIAGNWKMNLNHLEAISLVQKVAFALPEKYFAKVDVTVIPPFTDLRSVQSIVDGDKLLITYGAQDVSAHDSGAYTGEISGSMLAKLGCTFVVVGHSERRQYHHEDDATVLAKAKQALKNEITPIICIGEGLGVREAGTHVEYNLEQLRGSLKGLTAEQISQVVIAYEPVWAIGTGKVASAADAQEVCGAIRGELEKLASPEVAAGVRVLYGGSVNAKNIGELIRQTDIDGALVGGASLKGDEFATLSAIAAGGPLP, encoded by the coding sequence ATGGCAGCGCGTAAACCGCTCATCGCGGGTAACTGGAAGATGAACCTCAATCACCTCGAGGCCATCTCGCTGGTGCAGAAGGTGGCGTTCGCGCTGCCCGAGAAGTACTTCGCGAAGGTCGACGTGACGGTGATCCCGCCGTTCACCGATCTGCGCAGTGTGCAGTCGATCGTCGACGGCGACAAACTCCTGATCACCTACGGTGCGCAGGACGTCTCGGCGCACGACTCCGGTGCCTATACCGGCGAGATCAGCGGGTCGATGCTGGCCAAGCTCGGCTGCACCTTCGTGGTGGTCGGGCACTCGGAGCGCCGTCAGTACCACCACGAGGACGACGCCACCGTGCTGGCCAAGGCCAAGCAGGCGCTGAAGAACGAGATCACCCCGATCATCTGCATCGGTGAGGGTCTCGGCGTCCGCGAGGCGGGCACGCACGTGGAGTACAACCTCGAGCAGCTGCGTGGTTCGCTCAAAGGCCTGACGGCGGAACAAATTTCGCAGGTCGTCATCGCCTACGAGCCGGTCTGGGCCATCGGCACCGGCAAGGTCGCCTCGGCGGCCGACGCGCAGGAAGTGTGCGGCGCGATCCGCGGCGAGCTGGAGAAGCTGGCTTCCCCGGAGGTCGCCGCCGGTGTGCGCGTGCTCTACGGCGGCTCGGTGAACGCCAAGAACATCGGCGAACTGATCCGGCAGACCGATATCGACGGCGCGCTGGTCGGCGGCGCATCGCTCAAGGGTGACGAGTTCGCCACCCTGTCGGCGATCGCCGCGGGCGGTCCGCTGCCCTGA
- a CDS encoding META domain-containing protein codes for MWISPRPLALLALVGMVATGCGSTEREPADDTATPMGHSYISTEVVGDEIPGGGPMTLSFTDGRISANSGCNSAGGTVDLSNHILQVSPLAGTLMACPGDRERADAWQSNFLESDPAWRLDGDRLTLTGESVTIHLTDKKIVTPDKPLTGTAWVVTTMLTPDAQIRSTTLDEVSPNLAIGDGGTVSGSAGCNRITGTAGVGPGDAVNFAVATTRMMCSPEVMEVEQNVLRALDGRTTATIDADTLTLRNDNGYGLILHAQ; via the coding sequence ATGTGGATATCACCTCGCCCGCTGGCCCTGCTCGCCCTGGTCGGGATGGTGGCGACCGGGTGCGGATCGACCGAGCGGGAACCGGCGGACGACACGGCCACGCCGATGGGCCACAGCTATATCTCCACCGAGGTCGTCGGCGACGAGATCCCGGGCGGTGGCCCGATGACGCTCAGCTTCACCGACGGCCGGATCTCGGCGAATTCGGGCTGCAATTCCGCGGGCGGCACCGTCGATCTGAGCAACCACATCCTGCAGGTCTCACCGCTGGCGGGCACCCTGATGGCGTGTCCCGGCGACCGCGAACGCGCCGACGCCTGGCAGAGCAACTTCCTGGAATCCGACCCCGCCTGGCGCCTCGACGGTGATCGGCTGACGCTGACGGGCGAGTCCGTCACCATCCACCTCACCGACAAGAAGATCGTGACTCCCGACAAGCCGCTGACCGGCACCGCGTGGGTGGTCACCACCATGCTCACCCCGGACGCGCAGATCCGCTCGACCACGCTCGACGAGGTGAGCCCGAATCTCGCCATCGGCGACGGTGGCACGGTCAGCGGCTCGGCGGGCTGCAACCGCATCACCGGAACCGCGGGCGTCGGCCCCGGCGACGCGGTGAACTTCGCGGTCGCCACCACCAGGATGATGTGCTCGCCGGAGGTGATGGAGGTCGAGCAGAATGTGCTGCGCGCACTGGACGGCCGGACCACCGCCACCATCGACGCCGACACTCTCACCCTGCGCAACGACAACGGCTACGGTCTCATCCTGCACGCGCAGTAG
- a CDS encoding MmpS family transport accessory protein: MTVPPGHPQQPYGQQPPPYGQQPAGGYPQQGGYPQPPRKKKVWPWVLGGVLVVLLLVVGGCVALVGTVANEIENEVSREVTVSYEAGGSGTSTVIYTDGSLDVVTESDTALPWSKNVTITGLVKFVSLSVMSGIDGGTVSCKITVDGKVIAEDQATGQLASASCTGDAG, from the coding sequence ATGACTGTCCCACCCGGCCATCCGCAGCAGCCTTATGGCCAGCAACCACCGCCTTACGGCCAGCAGCCCGCGGGTGGCTACCCGCAGCAGGGTGGCTACCCGCAGCCGCCGCGCAAGAAGAAGGTGTGGCCGTGGGTACTCGGTGGCGTGCTGGTGGTTCTGCTGCTGGTCGTCGGCGGATGCGTCGCGCTCGTCGGCACGGTCGCCAATGAGATCGAGAACGAGGTGAGCCGCGAGGTCACCGTCTCCTACGAGGCCGGCGGGTCCGGCACCTCCACGGTCATCTACACCGACGGCAGCCTGGACGTCGTCACCGAATCCGATACCGCGCTGCCGTGGTCCAAGAACGTGACGATCACCGGATTGGTGAAGTTCGTGTCCCTGAGCGTCATGTCGGGCATCGACGGTGGAACGGTGTCCTGCAAGATCACGGTCGACGGCAAGGTGATCGCCGAGGATCAGGCCACCGGTCAGCTGGCCAGTGCCAGCTGCACGGGCGACGCGGGCTAG